From the genome of Desulfobaculum xiamenense:
CCGGTGACCTTCGAGTCCGACGGGGTGCGGCTGGCGGGCGTTGTGGTGCGGCGCCCCGATGTGGAGGCGCATTCGGCTGTGGTGCTATTGACCTGCCGGGACTGCGTCGCGCGGGAGGTGACCCTGTCCATGGCGCGGGTGCTTTCGCTTCGCGGCGTTGTGGTGCTGGTTTATGACGGACGTGGGTGCGGCGAGTCCGGCATTGTTTCCGGTCCGCTTGGCATGCGGGAGAGGGTGGACGACGCCCGCGCCGCGTTGCGCCATGCGTGTGAGGTGACCGGGTTTCCCGATGACCGCGTTGGCCTGTGGGGCGACGGCGCGGGGGTGGAGTGTGCTTTGCGTGCGGCGTGGGGCGGAGGGGCCGGGTTCGTCGTCTGTTCGCTACGCGAGGGCGACGCTGTTCCGTCTGCTCTGCTGGCTGAACTGGCAGGGCCGTCCGGGCTGCGTGTTTCGTCGTTGTGGTTGGTGTCCGGCGCGGATGCCCGTCGCCATTGGCGGAGTGTGGCGCGGCAGGCGGCGCGGCTGGCGACGCCGGGGCGTGTCGTCTTCGTGGAGCGCTACGCGGCACGGCCCGAGGAGCCGGACGCGCCGGGCCTCGTGCCGCTGCCGCTGGTTTTGGGACGGGAGTTCGCTCAGTGGATGCGCTCCCGCTAGATTTCTTCAATATCGACAGGCATGAAGGAGGATAATCGCATGCCCATTCTTGAATACAAGTGTACGTCCTGCGGAAAGGTGTTCGAGGCCATCATCATCGGGGACGCACCGGTCCCGCCCTGCGAGTTCTGCGGAGCCACCGGGGCCGAGCGGGTGTTGTCTCCCAGCTCGACGGCTTCGGGACGGCAGGGGGCGCGGATGCCTGATGCTGGCGGGCACGGCTGCTGCGGCAGTCGTCCGTCAGAGAAGGGCTGCGTTCCCGGGTCGTGCTGCGGCAAGGCGCACGGCTAGAAGATGAGGCAAATGGCAGGGCCTGCGACGCGAGTCGCAGGCCCTGCCGCTTTTCTGGCGGACGCGAAGTGGGGGTTAGACCAGTGGTGGGACCTCGACCAGCGCGAAGTCCGTGATGTGCTCGTCGGCGCAGAGTCGGGGATTGTTGTAGGCCCAGAACGGGATGCCCGCGTTGTCGGCGGCTTTCTGGTCGTTGGACGAATCGCCGATGAACAGGGCGTCGTCGGGTTCGGCCTCGAAGGCGGCGAGGATGGAAAGCGCCCCGGAGGGGTTGGGCTTCGGGTGGGTGACGTCGTCGGCGGTGACGACGATGTCGAAGTGCTTGAGCAGATCGACGCGGGCGAGGATTTGCCGCTGCTCCGACGCGCCGTTGGTGTTCACGGCGAGTTTGCGGCCGCTGGCGGCAAGGCGTGCGAGTAGGTCGTCAATGCCGGGCATGACGTGGATCAGGCCGCTTACGCGGGAGTAGTCGAAGCTGCGCAGGCGCTCCATGGCGCGCTCCACGTTGGCCCCGTCCATGGCCAGCGCGAAGCCGTCCCGCCAGCTACCGATGAAGCACGTGCGCTGGATCTCCTGCTTGAGCGGCGCAAAGCCGAGGTCCGCGAGAATGCAGTTGTAGATGCTGATGATGGAGTCCCATGAATCGATGAGCACTCCGTCGCAGTCGAAAACGACGACTCGGGCGTCGTCGGGAATGGTGGCGTGGCGTGCGCGAGCCGCGCATCCTGTGCCGTGCATTGTAATCCTCCGGGTTTCGGAACGTTCGTGTTTGCGGTGGCGAGGGGGCAACACCGCATGAGGCGCGGTGTACTCCCCGCATGCCCGGCTGGCAAGGCGCGGGAGGAGGAACGGCATGGTTGGGGAAACGTTTTGGGGCGGAAGCAGTGGAAAGTGGCGAGATTGGCGGGCATGTAATGGGTTCTCCATTCTGTGAAGCTGTCATTTTGAGTAATCTTACGTTTGAACAGGAAGAATCTGTCGATATTTTCCGGCAACGTGGGGATTTTTGGGGGAGTGGGGTTCTGCGTTGTGTTGGCTTGCGGAAGGGAGTGGGGGTGGTCGGTATGGGGAATTGTATGCTTTGCTGTCCCC
Proteins encoded in this window:
- a CDS encoding FmdB family zinc ribbon protein, whose product is MPILEYKCTSCGKVFEAIIIGDAPVPPCEFCGATGAERVLSPSSTASGRQGARMPDAGGHGCCGSRPSEKGCVPGSCCGKAHG
- a CDS encoding HAD family hydrolase is translated as MHGTGCAARARHATIPDDARVVVFDCDGVLIDSWDSIISIYNCILADLGFAPLKQEIQRTCFIGSWRDGFALAMDGANVERAMERLRSFDYSRVSGLIHVMPGIDDLLARLAASGRKLAVNTNGASEQRQILARVDLLKHFDIVVTADDVTHPKPNPSGALSILAAFEAEPDDALFIGDSSNDQKAADNAGIPFWAYNNPRLCADEHITDFALVEVPPLV